The following proteins come from a genomic window of Rutidosis leptorrhynchoides isolate AG116_Rl617_1_P2 chromosome 10, CSIRO_AGI_Rlap_v1, whole genome shotgun sequence:
- the LOC139870848 gene encoding uncharacterized protein encodes MEKLIYALVHTARRLRRYFQAHPIQVFTDQLIKHVLARPEIYGRMVKWAIELGEHEITFLPRHSVKGQVVVDFLVELPSDMVKQGETRVTRRDTDEFWELYTEEHRLTAYVDSQLVASQLNGSFEARDISMQKYLELTKTLTRNFVAFEIKQIPRNRNKKADALSNLSSLIYDHFTIKVMVEVLERKSTDEDTVMATITTEEECWMTPFIKCLVEGTLLEDKLQARRIRMRAPMYYFKDGILYRKSFTEPYLRCVRQTQAKEIIK; translated from the exons ATGGAAAAGTTAATTTACGCCTTAGTGCACACGGCAAGGCGGTTAcgacgatattttcaagcacacccGATACAAGTCTTCACGGACCAACTGATCAAACACGTCCTGGCTAGACCAGAGATTTACGGAAGAATGGTGAAATGGGCAATAGAACTTGGCGAGCATGAAATCACCTTCCTCCCGAGACATTCAGTCAAGGGACAAGTCGTAGTCGACTTCTTGGTAGAGCTCCCTTCTGATATGGTCAAACAAGGTGAAACTCGCGTCACGAGAAGGGACACAGACGAATTCTGGGAATTATATACAGAGGAGCATCGA CTCACGGCTTATGTTGACTCACAACTGGTAGCAAGCCAGCTAAACGGCAGTTTCGAAGCAAGAGATATATCGATGCAAAAATACCTAGAGCTTACAAAGACACTTACCAGAAACTTCGTGGCATTTGAAATAAAGCAAATACCCCGTAACCGTAACAAGAAAGCAGATGCTTTGAGCAATCTTTCCTCCTTGATTTACGATCACTTCACCATAAAGGTAATGGTGGAAGTACTAGAAAGAAAGTCGACCGACGAGGATACCGTCATGGCAACAATCACAACAGAAGAAGAATGTTGGATGACACCTTTCATAAAATGCCTTGTCGAAGGTACCCTCCTGGAAGACAAGCTACAAGCCCGTAGGATACGAATGCGAGCACCAATGTATTACTTTAAAGATGGCATCCTGTATAGAAAATCATTCACAGAGCCTTATTTAAGATGCGTTCGGCAAACGCAGGCCAAAGAAATCATAAAATAA